One region of Xyrauchen texanus isolate HMW12.3.18 chromosome 11, RBS_HiC_50CHRs, whole genome shotgun sequence genomic DNA includes:
- the cdkn2a/b gene encoding cyclin-dependent kinase 4 inhibitor B, producing the protein MIFAVISAVLLPVNPESFSVTVTLMVMMVKMMMMHAEDELSTAAATGNTGRVQFLLSMGVQVNRVNKFGRTPIQVMMMGNTTLANMLLEYGADPNVPDPGTGSTPLHDAARTGFMDTVRLLIRFNADPHATDHSDFRPVDVARQTGHVDVVEFLNRF; encoded by the exons TTGCAGTAATATCAGCAGTGCTTTTACCTGTCAACCCGGAATCCTTCAGTGTGACAGTGACattgatggtgatgatggtgaagatgatgatgatgcatgCCGAGGATGAGCTGAGCACAGCAGCAGCCACTGGGAACACGGGCCGTGTTCAGTTTTTATTGTCGATGGGGGTGCAGGTGAACCGCGTTAACAAATTTGGAAGAACACCTATACAG GTGATGATGATGGGGAACACAACGTTGGCGAACATGCTGCTTGAATACGGAGCGGATCCGAACGTGCCTGATCCCGGGACCGGCAGCACTCCTCTACATGACGCCGCCAGAACCGGATTCATGGACACCGTTCGGCTTCTAATCCGCTTTAACGCCGATCCTCATGCAACGGATCACAGCGATTTCCGACCCGTGGATGTGGCACGACAGACGGGGCATGTGGACGTAGTTGAATTTCTCAATCGtttttaa